Proteins found in one Malassezia vespertilionis chromosome 5, complete sequence genomic segment:
- the RPS25 gene encoding 40S ribosomal protein S25 (EggNog:ENOG503P5PV; BUSCO:EOG09265SHL; COG:J; TransMembrane:3 (o83-101i139-158o178-197i)): MAILTELSSDVAGEGLCQRDVHTGTIYVDAHGKRVSAPLDAEDYVLDDSDEDELVEDESNAQTLYAQVEDNKLDASTEFKLDLIIWCMPFLFIFELLNILIQQQYHETVTVTGEIKTVATRLPPLCLLIWWTQRESRRWLVQLTMLSVGTVSGAYFIYLVNDASYLANMAQTPALGTLWIYAIVRLDLTFGGLLETAQRSFRHHQVKMPPKKSAIAAAANKTGKKKKWSKGKVKDKAQNAVYLDKILYERVIKEVPTFKMITPSVLIDRLKINGSMARLAIRHFEREGQIKPLIHHNGQLVYTRTGSD, translated from the exons ATGGCCATTCTAACAGAGCTTTCGAGCGACGTTGCGGGCGAAGGACTCTGTCAGCGTGACGTACATACGGGTACAATTTATGTCGATGCGCATGGAAAGCGGGTATCGGCACCGCTCGATGCGGAAGACTATGTTCTCGACGATTCAGACGAGGACGAGCTCGTGGAAGACGAGTCGAATGCGCAGACGCTGTATGCCCAGGTGGAAGACAATAAGCTGGATGCGTCCACGGAGTTCAAGCTAGATTTAATTATTTGGTGCATGCCGTTCTTGTTTATATTTGAGCTTCTGAATATTCTTATCCAGCAGCAGTACCACGAGACCGTGACGGTGACTGGCGAGATCAAAACGGTCGCTACACGACTGCCTC CGTTGTGCTTGCTGATTTGGTGGA CGCAACGAGAATCACGCCGCTGGCTGGTGCAGCTTACGATGCTGTCTGTCGGCACAGTCTCAGGTGCCTACTTTATATACCTGGTCAACGAT GCATCCTACCTCGCGAACATGGCCCAAAcgccggcgctgggcaCATTGTGGATTTATGCAATTGTGCGGCTGGACCTTAC TTTTGGTGGCCTTTTGGAAaccgcgcagcgctcttTTCGTCACCACCAAGTCAAG ATGCCTCCCAAGAAGTCTGCCATCGCGGCTGCGGCGAACAAGACCggcaagaagaagaagtGGTCGAAGGGCAAGGTCAAGGACAAGGCCCAGAACGCCGTTTACCTTGACAAGATCCTGTACGAGCGTGTGATCAAGGAGGTGCCCACCTTCAAGATGATCACTCCTTCTGTGCTCATTGACCGTCTGAAGATCAATGgctccatggcgcgccttgctATTCGCCACTTTGAGCGCGAAGGCCAGATCAAGCCTTTGATTCACCACAACGGCCAGCTCGTTTACACGCGTACTGGCAGCGACTAA
- a CDS encoding uncharacterized protein (EggNog:ENOG503NY68; COG:S), whose amino-acid sequence MGEQRRSSAQAPSLHSGGDVTIPDTPFRPEIYIRRADISASIHAYEKLLNASKAYTSTMLAMSKASSDLADAIQDCSHVKGVYTCNSTFQVACGLQFLKSNYEQVLCDTFYKEVSIPLLSQLDDYKATVHERQMLHETAVMDKTRLVKEIEAKHQQEGNRSKRDLSSYRSMLAELQETLNEVELIKAQHYSDVLEYEQQTWEYVASKIALLTRAQVDIADRIASKASTDPVLESITAAVPDPFSLYGPPRREDQLFTILQPSSFANSGLRVAADDPTSPARVPRRSLLETSRRAQESGSSGMATPTLSATDADADADAVPVHESLFGSLSSSAEMPEQQSDERILGAIPFGRSYSALFGLRAKKDKNSSRDANYEDVDQDGEANHDNTTIDANNQSRDGGNCDDTHNSDKAATHSFTKLSIDLDAALPA is encoded by the coding sequence ATGGGTGAGCAGCGGAGGAGCTCGGCACAGGCACCGTCCCTGCACAGCGGGGGCGACGTCACCATACCGGACACGCCATTTCGGCCCGAAATTTAcatccgccgcgcggatATTAGCGCGTCGATCCACGCGTACGAAAAACTATTGAATGCGTCGAAAGCGTACACGTCGACGATGTTGGCCATGTCAAAAGCATCGTCTGATCTTGCGGACGCAATTCAAGACTGCTCACACGTGAAGGGTGTATATACATGCAATTCGACGTTTCAAGTTGCGTGTGGCCTGCAATTTCTCAAGTCGAACTACGAGCAGGTCCTGTGCGACACGTTTTACAAGGAGGTTAGCATTCCCCTGCTGAGCCAACTGGACGACTACAAAGCCACTGTACATGAGCGGCAGATGCTACACGAAACTGCTGTGATGGATAAAACGCGGCTCGTGAAAGAAATCGAGGCGAAGCACCAACAGGAAGGCAATCGCAGCAAACGCGACCTATCTTCCTACCGTTCGATGCTTGCGGAGCTGCAAGAAACACTGAATGAAGTGGAATTGATCAAGGCACAGCACTATAGCGATGTACTCGAGTACGAGCAACAGACGTGGGAGTATGTCGCATCGAAGATTGCGCTTCTGACGCGCGCACAGGTCGATATTGCTGATCGAATCGCGTCTAAAGCAAGCACGGACCCAGTGCTGGAGTCGATTACTGCAGCCGTACCGGACCCATTTAGCCTATACGgaccgccgcggcgtgagGACCAGCTGTTTACCATTCTGCAACCGTCCAGCTTTGCAAATAGCGGCCTGCGTGTCGCGGCCGATGATCCTACAagtccagcgcgcgtgccgcgcaggtCGCTTCTGGAGACGAGTCGACGTGCGCAGGAAAGTGGAAGCTCCGGGATGgcgacgccgacgctgAGTGCGACAGATGCAGATGCGGATGCAGATGCGGTTCCCGTGCATGAATCTTTGTTTGGATCGCTGTCTAGCTCTGCAGAGATGCCCGAGCAGCAGTCTGACGAACGGATTCTAGGCGCAATTCCTTTTGGGCGGTCGTACAGTGCTTTGTTTGGCCTGCGTGCGAAGAAAGATAAGAATAGTAGCAGAGATGCGAACTATGAAGATGTGGACCAAGACGGAGAGGCAAACCATGACAACACAACGATTGACGCGAACAATCAGAGCCGTGATGGCGGCAATTGCGACGACACCCACAATTCGGACAAGGCCGCTACCCACTCATTCACCAAACTCTCCATCGATCTAGATGCTGCATTACCAGCCTAA
- a CDS encoding uncharacterized protein (EggNog:ENOG503Q550; COG:J) produces MESTLHCVPADPNAAREAPTPLLFIASPEWTKGEKAGEKFKALIGYAKAQGFSSLLLDLDPPGVKEAKSLGNILSLMEEDMVKTLRNPPAEVGPMPFPPALVAYGRMCLVAEAYASSHPLSALQLVNPPLSIHRAAEWDPEMFRGAESPPEFDFEAQFPVRVVWTSDALAEQAGKQVPWYEVHRIEYQREDLADMALDRYQWKDMDQGAEDAIGWFEQEAGLTVPAGTFPPWFTDAYSFARDGSKKMPITLCETDLQERFIRGSGPGGQAINKLATNVELVHLPTGTRITCQATRSRPQNREIARRLMSQKLEYLIKKDWAFFGAGNAMYSPSVLQSKWDKARRKKRNRQKKQRRRTVNAE; encoded by the exons ATGGAGTCGACTTTGCATTGTGTTCCTGCGGATccgaatgcggcgcgcgaggcgccgACGCCACTCTTGTTTATCGCTTCGCCCGAATGGACAAAAGGCGAAAAAGCGGGCGA GAAATTCAAGGCATTGATTGGTTATGCCAAGGCGCAAGGATTCAGCTCGTTGCTTTTGGATCTTGATCCGCCTGGCGTGAAAGAGGCCAAGTCCCTTGGCAATATCCTATCTTTGATGGAAGAGGATATGGtcaagacgctgcgcaatccGCCTGCAGAGGTCGGGCCGATGCCGTTTCCACCGGCACTGGTTGCGTATGGGCGCATGTGTCTGGTCGCGGAGGCGTACGCATCCTCGCACCCGCTCAGCGCATTGCAGCTTGTCAATCCGCCGCTCTCTATCCACCGTGCGGCAGAGTGGGATCCAGAAATgttccgcggcgccgagaGTCCGCCGGAGTTTGATTTTGAGGCGCAATTTCCCGTGCGTGTAGTGTGGACTAGCGATGCACTTGCAGAGCAAGCAGGAAAGCAGGTGCCTTGGTACGAGGTGCACCGCATCGAGTACCAGCGCGAGGACCTTGCCGATATGGCGCTCGACCGCTACCAGTGGAAAGATATGGACCAGGGTGCAGAGGACGCGATTGGGTGGTTTGAGCAGGAGGCTGGCCT TACGGTCCCGGCTGGGACTTTTCCTCCTTGGTTCACAGATGCCTACTCCTTTGCACGAGACGGCTCGAAAAAGATGCCCATCACGCTGTGCGAGACGGATTTGCAAGAGCGGTTTATCCGTGGCTCAGGACCGGGTGGCCAGGCGATCAATAAGCTCGCGACGAATGTCGAACTGGTGCATTTACCCACAGGTACGCGCATTACGTGCCAAGCCACGAGGAGCCGTCCGCAGAACCGCGAAATTGCGCGGAGGCTCATGAGCCAGAAACTCGAGTACCTGATCAAGAAGGATTGGGCATTTTTCGGTGCTGGCAATGCCATGTATAGCCCAAGCGTCTTGCAGTCCAAGTGGGACAAAGCGCGACGAAAGAAGCGCAACAGGcaaaaaaagcagcgcagacGGACAGTGAACGCGGAGTAA
- a CDS encoding uncharacterized protein (EggNog:ENOG503P6VD; COG:S; BUSCO:EOG092658ZO; TransMembrane:4 (i20-38o44-62i82-100o106-129i)), whose protein sequence is MARGAEKRIAAVNAGKLKTLAYGFLVSNTVFLLIHFAISRSVHWRTLSAYCLTECIAAVLALQLRSMAHSGADLGQEGLTAYMFDIIYITWFVHITTSLISRHFWWVYAAIPLYACYAVYKKILLPFVFGGKSPLSFQRNSGVPSAAPTPTPEPQTSKRQAKQQARSNRGGRMQRG, encoded by the coding sequence ATGGCTAGAGGCGCAGAGAAACGCATAGCAGCCGTGAACGCTGGCAAGCTCAAGACGCTTGCGTATGGCTTCCTGGTCTCCAATACAGTCTTTCTCCTTATACACTTTgccatctcgcgctcggtaCATTGGCGCACACTCTCAGCGTACTGCTTGACGGAATGCATTGCCGCTGTACTTGCCCTGCaattgcgcagcatggcgcaTTCCGGTGCAGATCTCGGGCAAGAGGGGCTCACTGCTTACATGTTTGACATCATTTACATCACATGGTTTGTGCATATTACGACCAGCCTCATTTCGCGCCATTTTTGGTGGGTGTACGCAGCAATTCCTCTGTATGCATGCTACGCGGTGTACAAAAAAATACTTCTCCCATTTGTGTTTGGCGGCAAGTCGCCACTCTCATTCCAGCGCAACTCGGGTGTGccatctgcagcgccgacgccgacgcccgAGCCGCAGACGAGCAAGCGCCAGGCAaagcagcaggcgcgctcAAACCGCGGCGGCCGCATGCAAAGGGGATGA
- the ATP7 gene encoding ATP synthase d subunit (EggNog:ENOG503P34B; COG:C), whose protein sequence is MASKATVDFGKVFASGLGKQTSAELNSFRKRCDEAERSLNALKRQPATVDFAYYKGALKNQDVVAQAEKIFNGFKPVTYNVADRIKAIDSFESAAAEESATKIEAELKDLKETLNNIEGARPFDQLTATDVLAARPEIAKTIEEMMKKGKWSVPGYEEKFGTFL, encoded by the exons ATGGCTTCGAAAGCGACTGTGGATTTCGGCAAAGTGTTTGCTTCCGGTCTCGGCAAGCAGACTTCTGCAGAGCTGAACTCGttccgcaagcgctgcgacgaggcggagcGCTCTCTGAACGCTTTGAAGAGGCAACCTGCGACGGTCGACTTTGCCTACTACAAGGGCGCCCTGAAG AACCAGGATGTCGTTGCCCAGGCGGAGAAAATTTTCAACGGCTTCAAGCCAGTGACGTACAATGTCGCTGATCGGATCAAGGCGATCGACTCGTTCGAATCTGCTGCG GCGGAAGAGAGCGCTACCAAGATCGAGGCCGAGCTGAAGGACCTCAAGGAGACGCTCAACAACATTGAGGGCGCTCGTCCGTTCGACCAGCTCACTGCCACGGAcgtgctcgctgcgcgtccAGAGATCGCCAAGACCATCGAGGAGATGATGAAGAAGGGCAAGTGGTCCGTCCCCGGCTACGAGGAGAAGTTCGGCA CTTTTTTGTAG
- the FHL1 gene encoding Pre-rRNA-processing protein fhl1 (COG:K; EggNog:ENOG503NZ7H) has protein sequence MSVYSASIGQSRTPTAPKAVSLKTEHSDRWPGAEKKSGTQTLPQQPEGPIRAYAKLEFPGFSYYIQTLEVTIGRRPGQLQTESVASVCPPKVWHQGDVDVDLGPLKSISRLHARIFYSVEPHCYASPLNLAGMLPQIQGVSSRSLREDTSPGAPLEEGRFMLQVLGRNGAFVDDVWVRMNGIVPLGQRTKMQIAERVFYFVLPPPASLSQAEHDVSRVSEEEQAISDASLDLSDEDVPDPREEETPSPRKLVLKPKSKLALERDGKKRAYDEHITSPDPSSKRQRSVREDTEEAHEKSKRQEVVVIDDDDEHSAQAPAPSNSTLLSTLATTASQLGASPTQGTFQKPGLSNVELITNALSSDYCTKKGGKLTLQEVYEWLQNTYPWFGQHGRKTGRDWQSSIRHTIGTSREFVKIPRQPHEHGKGIFYTLVSSDTAKVQGSVQRDDTAAQDPCPADTKPAAPRIPLVVGIPPGSADQAGARGNGQGTIESLLEAPPIAHHQGKLYLSPTVFGHLSAEQLQHIEGLGAQPALQVLQAYLVTHLKERMKKQAPQAPQAPQAPSPPSQYDQRLEPPNVPKIPVPALDEAKSTTLAADAVQGSGGGGGTVSHAASIPQTTTPAAPESDKSTNDPLAALSSLAAHPEAAGLIALLRKQQEGGQGPVKLTHGQLQLLQLANKLAQKKKKKAEPGKEPLSSSTEGAPGKPL, from the coding sequence ATGTCCGTGTACAGTGCAAGTATCGGCCAGTCAAGGACGCCAACAGCGCCGAAGGCTGTCTCGCTAAAAACTGAGCATTCTGATCGTTGGCCCGGTGCGGAAAAAAAAAGTGGCACGCAAACACTTCCGCAGCAGCCAGAGGGCCCGATTCGAGCATACGCAAAGCTTGAATTTCCTGGGTTTTCCTACTACATCCAGACACTCGAGGTCACGATCGGCCGTCGGCCTGGTCAGCTGCAGACAGAATCGGTCGCCTCCGTCTGCCCCCCCAAAGTATGGCACCAAGGCGATGTCGACGTGGACCTAGGCCCTTTGAAATCAATTTCACGGCTACATGCGCGAATATTCTACTCCGTCGAGCCTCACTGCTACGCTAGCCCGCTGAATTTAGCCGGGATGCTACCGCAAATCCAAGGCGTATCTTCGCGCTCGTTGCGCGAAGATACCTCTCCCGGCGCGCCTCTCGAAGAAGGCCGGTTTATGCTGCAAGTTTTGGGCCGGAATGGCGCATTTGTGGACGATGTGTGGGTGCGCATGAACGGCATTGTGCCGCTCGGCCAGCGCACCAAGATGCAGATTGCGGAGCGCGTCTTCTACTTTGttttgccgccgccagcgTCTCTATCCCAAGCGGAACATGATGTATCGCGCGTTTCTGAAGAAGAGCAAGCCATTAGCGACGCTTCCTTGGACCTCTCTGACGAAGATGTACCGGATCCACGCGAGGAAGAAACGCCGAGCCCACGCAAGCTGGTCCTGAAACCTAAATCCAAGCTCGCGTTGGAAAGAGACGGCAAGAAACGCGCATATGACGAGCACATCACGTCGCCAGACCccagcagcaagcgccagcgcagcgtgcgcgaagatACGGAGGAAGCGCACGAGAAAAGCAAGCGGCAAGAAGTTGTCGTcatcgacgacgacgacgaacATTCGGCCCAAGCTCCCGCACCGTCTAATTCCACATTGCTCTCGACGCTGGCCACCACAGCATCACAGCTGGGCGCATCTCCAACGCAAGGCACGTTCCAGAAGCCAGGCCTGTCAAATGTAGAGCTGATCACCAACGCACTCTCTTCGGACTATTGCACGAAAAAAGGCGGCAAGCTTACACTCCAGGAAGTCTACGAATGGCTCCAGAATACCTACCCATGGTTTGGCCAGCACGGGCGGAAGACGGGCCGCGATTGGCAAAGCTCGATCCGGCACACAATCGGCACAAGCCGCGAGTTTGTCAAGATCCCCCGGCAGCCACACGAGCATGGAAAAGGCATATTTTACACTTTGGTTTCCAGCGATACTGCCAAAGTACAAGGCAGTGTACAGCGGGACGATACAGCCGCTCAAGACCCTTGTCCAGCGGACACCAagccagccgcgccgcgcattccGCTTGTGGTTGGCATCCCGCCGGGCAGCGCCGATCAGGCGGGCGCCCGTGGCAATGGGCAGGGTACAATCGAGTCGTTGCTcgaagcgccgcccatTGCACACCACCAGGGCAAGCTGTACTTGAGCCCCACTGTATTTGGCCATCTTTCTGCCGAGCAATTGCAGCACATCGAGGgtctcggcgcgcagccgGCGCTCCAGGTCTTACAGGCATACCTGGTCACGCATCTTAAGGAGCGAATGAAGaaacaagcgccgcaagcgccgcaggcgcccCAGGCGCCGTCTCCGCCATCGCAGTATGACCAGCGGCTCGAGCCGCCAAATGTGCCCAAGATTCCTGTACCTGCCCTCGACGAGGCGAAATCCACGACGCTTGCCGCAGATGCCGTGCAAGGATCAGGAGGAGGAGGCGGAACTGTGTCCCACGCTGCATCGATACCCCAAACCACCacgcctgcagcgccggaaTCTGACAAGTCTACCAACGATCccctcgccgcgctgtcGTCCTTGGCTGCGCATCCCGAAGCAGCAGGACTAATTGCCTTGCTCCGGAAGCAGCAAGAAGGCGGCCAAGGCCCAGTCAAGCTGACGCACGGGCAGCTCCAGCTTCTCCAGCTTGCCAACAAGCTAGCGCaaaagaagaagaagaaggcgGAGCCCGGCAAGGAGCCTTTGTCTTCAAGCACCGAGGGCGCACCCGGAAAGCCGCTGTAA
- a CDS encoding uncharacterized protein (EggNog:ENOG503NUD2; BUSCO:EOG09263ZSC; COG:S) has protein sequence MHDTVAEPHTALREHCYYCFEVIQSALRDRDDLPAPSFPRTETKVPLFVSWNILPVDAHSHAHTEPALRGCIGTFEPQDVVAGLQYFAYQSAFEDHRFSPMTESELPRLHCSVSLLSPFEPCADYSDWELGTHGVYLLMRDPAGASCDASAPTLPVYKTAGQRAYPDIFTVTFLPEVALDHGWTKRETIDRAIRKAGWHGNITEKMRMSLRVYRYTSRKATVTWDEYDTWARRKQDPVTQNIRGAETPQ, from the exons ATGCACGATACAGTGGCGGAGCCACACACGGCGCTACGCGAACACTGTTATTATTGCTTTGAGGTGATCCAGTCCGCATTGAGGGATAGGGATGACCTACCCGCCCCGTCGTTCCCTCGGACAGAGACAAAAGT CCCGCTCTTTGTCTCTTGGAACATACTGCCCGTAGACGCACATTCGCATGCACATACCGAGCCAGCCTTGCGCGGGTGTATTGGCACGTTTGAGCCGCAGGATGTCGTTGCAGGCCTGCAGTACTTTGCGTACCAATCAGCGTTTGAGGATCATCGATTTTCGCCGATGACCGAGTCGGAACTACCGCGTCTGCACTGCTCCGTGAGCTTGTTATCCCCGTTCGAGCCTTGCGCAGACTACTCGGACTGGGAGCTTGGGACGCACGGGGTATACCTGTTGATGCGTGATCCGGCAGGTGCTTCGTGTGACGCTTCAGCGCCGACATTGCCAGTGTACAAAACCGCCGGGCAGCGTGCGTACCCAGACATCTTCACCGTCACCTTTCTCCCAGAAGTCGCTTTGGATCATGGATGGACGAAGCGCGAGACGATCGATAGAGCAATCCGCAAGGCGGGGTGGCACGGCAACATTACCGAAAAAATGCGTATGTCGCTGCGTGTGTATCGATACACTAGCCGGAAGGCGACGGTGACGTGGGACGAATATGATACGTGGGCAAGACGGAAACAAGATCCTGTTACACAGAATatccgcggcgcagagacGCCACAATAG
- a CDS encoding uncharacterized protein (EggNog:ENOG503NU9Z; COG:T) translates to MAPNLWASYAERDGVDPSFPRGFDLARRTSVSAESMSSAVMERGESMTRSKSQVPKTENQEARLRAAVLENFIFRSLEPEQYQVALQAMDEEHHEAGDIVIKQGDQGQYFYIVERGNLDVYMQPPHMSAAEALAAPADQLGKKVLSYGPGATFGELALMYMQPRAASVVMTTPGTLWKLDRIAFRTILTELNMDRRMMLKSFLKQVPLLQHLSDAERLRILDAIEIRDYKSDEVIVREGDIGTHFYVIVNGLAEVHKANDAGQPLTMLRRGDYFGELALMRSEPRAATVIVSELSPNKVLRVATLEENAFTRLLGPLTGIMARYAETHYGGPEDDVAAQRAQLHLPLTEHRPGSPRS, encoded by the coding sequence ATGGCACCGAACCTGTGGGCATCCTATGCAGAGCGCGATGGAGTCGATCCAAGTTTCCCGCGCGGATTTGaccttgcgcggcggacTTCTGTTTCTGCAGAGTCCATGTCCTCGGCTGTGATGGAGCGTGGAGAGTCCATGACACGGAGTAAAAGTCAAGTCCCCAAGACAGAGAATCAGGaagcgcgcttgcgtgcggcCGTGTTGGAAAACTTCATCTTTCGCAGCCTGGAGCCAGAGCAGTACCAAGTCGCTTTGCAGgcgatggacgaggagcaCCACGAGGCCGGCGATATTGTGATCAAGCAAGGCGACCAGGGCCAGTATTTTTacattgtcgagcgcggtAATCTGGACGTGTACATGCAGCCCCCCCACATGTCAGCCGCAGAAGCACTTGCAGCACCCGCGGACCAGCTCGGCAAAAAGGTGTTGAGTTACGGGCCAGGTGCGACgtttggcgagcttgcgctgatGTATAtgcagccgcgcgccgcgtcggtTGTGATGACAACGCCCGGTACGTTGTGGAAGCTTGATCGCATCGCCTTTCGAACGATTCTTACGGAGCTTAACATGGACCGGCGCATGATGCTCAAATCGTTCTTGAAGCAGGTGCCGCTCTTGCAGCATTTGAGCGATGCCGAGCGGCTGCGAATCTTGGACGCAATCGAAATCCGCGACTACAAATCCGACGAAGTGATTGTGCGTGAGGGCGATATTGGCACGCATTTCTACGTAATCGTGAATGGGCTCGCCGAGGTGCACAAAGCCAACGACGCGGGACAGCCGCTGACCATGCTCCGCCGTGGCGACTactttggcgagcttgcgctgatGCGGAGTGAACCGCGAGCTGCGACTGTGATTGTGTCGGAGCTGTCGCCGAACAAGGTATTGCGTGTTGCAACGCTCGAGGAGAATGCATTTACGCGACTGCTTGGGCCGCTAACAGGAATCATGGCGCGCTATGCAGAGACGCATTACGGAGGCCCCGAAGACGATGTTGCGGCTCAGCGTGCTCAGCTGCATTTGCCCCTGACGGAACACAGGCCcggatcgccgcgctcgtaG
- the cdc4 gene encoding myosin II light chain (COG:T; EggNog:ENOG503P1SU), with protein sequence MSEAEWKEAFALFDKKGSGHIDRDNLGDLLRALGQNPTQAEVKELAQNAPREIDFPSFVQILNRPNGFKPAGTPEEFMRGFQVFDKEGTGYIGVGELRYVLTSLGEKLSDEEVDELLKGVTVGPYVYMQTLIHSDGTIHYETFVRQILSQ encoded by the exons ATG TCTGAAGCTGAGTGGAAGGAAGCGTTTGCTCTGTTCGACAAGAAAGGCTCCGGCCACATTGATCGCGACAACCTAGGCGATctcttgcgtgcgcttgggCAGAACCCGACGCAGGCGGAGGTGAAGGAACTCGCACAGAACGCGCCGAGAGAGA TCGATTTCCCGTCGTTCGTGCAAATCTTGAACCGCCCGAACGGGTTCAAGCCAGCTGGCACGCCTG AGGAGTTTATGCGCGGATTCCAGGTGTTTGACAAGGAAGGCACTGGCTACATCGGTGTCGGTGAGCTCCGCTACGTGCTTACGAGCTTGGGTGAGAAGCTCAGCGACGAAGAGGTTGATGAGCTGCTCAAGGGCGTCACTGTTGGCCCGTACGTGTACATGCAAACACTAATTCACAGCGACGGCACAATCCACTACGAGACGTTTGTCCGCCAGATTTTGAGCCAGTAA